The following proteins are co-located in the Eublepharis macularius isolate TG4126 chromosome 5, MPM_Emac_v1.0, whole genome shotgun sequence genome:
- the MLN gene encoding promotilin gives MVPRKVMATFLLLYMVAMLAKQSEGFISFFNPGEFERMQARERNQGQKESLTMQKRSDTKGFAKFSEDGQVIKLIAPVEIGIHLNSRQLEKYQDALEELLTEMFPDPQNVN, from the exons ATGGTTCCCAGAAAGGTGATGGCAACATTTCTTCTTCTGTACATGGTAGCCATGCTGGCTAAACAGAGTGAAGGTTTCATCTCCTTCTTCAACCCAGGAGAATTTGAAAGGATGCAG GCACGAGAGAGGAACCAAGGTCAAAAGGAATCTCTGACCATGCAGAAGCGATCAGACACAAAAGGTTTTGCAAAGTTTTCAGAAGATGGGCAAGTCATCAAG CTGATTGCTCCTGTAGAAATTGGAATACATCTGAACTCCAGACAGCTGGAAAAATATCAAGATGCCCTGGAGGAACTCCTAACAGAGATGTTTCCAGACCCTCAGAATG